A single window of Balaenoptera acutorostrata chromosome X, mBalAcu1.1, whole genome shotgun sequence DNA harbors:
- the GPKOW gene encoding G-patch domain and KOW motifs-containing protein isoform X1 — protein sequence MADAKDGVLRPAGAFSAPISFSFNRTSARRRLAGDAAPEKDFLKTEKGRELQSVQPSEAPKELVIPLIQNGHLRQPPTQAPGPSTHTEVLVDGMLSQAVKELIEESTKSLEERENAGVDPTLAIPMIQKGCTPNGEGADSEPQAETVPEEADYEAVPVEAYGLAMLRGMGWKPGEGIGRTFNQVVKPRVNSLRPRGLGLGANLTEVQALAPTGPHHLLRPDEEPEKDKEDQPQGLAPGGAVAVLSGPHRGLYGKVEGLDPDNARAMVRLAVGSRMVTVSEYCLRPVSQQEFDKNSLDPSQVSKTSPRQQNGTTSSWKALQHQDLHVRQEDSARKRKHHPDRQDAPAAKSEKAAPRSQHWLHRDLRVRFVDKLHKGGQYYNTKMTIEDVLSPDTCVCRTDEGQVLEGLREDMLETLVPKVQGKRVMVVLGPWAGRVGRLLDRDREQSRALVQLQRESRVVELHYDAICQYVGPSDSED from the exons ATGGCGGACGCCAAAGATGGTGTTTTGCGGCCTGCGGGAGCCTTCAGTGCCCCAATTTCATTCAGCTTCAATCGCACGTCCGCCCGGAGACGGCTGGCGGGAGACGCGGCTCCGGAGAAGGATTTCTTGAAGACCGAGAAAGGGAGGGAGCTGCAGAG TGTGCAGCCCTCAGAAGCCCCCAAGGAACTTGTCATCCCGTTGATCCAGAATGGCCATCTCAGGCAGCCACCGACCCAGGCCCCTGGGCCATCCACACATACTGAGGTCTTGGTGGATGGGATGCTGTCCCAGGCTGTGAAGGAGCTCATTGAGG AATCCACGAAGTctctggaggagagagagaatgcagGTGTCGACCCCACGCTCGCTATCCCCATGATCCAGAAAGGATGCACCCCCAACGGGGAAGGGGCAGACAGCGAACCCCAGGCTGAGACA GTGCCGGAGGAGGCTGATTATGAGGCAGTCCCTGTAGAGGCCTATGGGCTGGCCATGCTGCGGGGCATGGGCTGGAAACCTGGCGAGGGCATCGGCCGTACCTTCAATCA AGTGGTGAAGCCCCGTGTCAActcactgaggcccagagggttaGGGCTGGGCGCCAACCTGACTGAGGTCCAGGCCCTGGCCCCCACCGGCCCCCACCACCTGCTGAGGCCAGATGAGGAGCCAGAGAAGGATAAGGAAGACCAGCCTCAAGGACTGGCGCCTGGAGGAGCTGTGGCGGTCCTTTCTGGCCCTCACCGAGGCCTCTATGGGAAG GTGGAAGGCCTCGATCCTGACAATGCTCGGGCCATGGTCCGTCTGGCTGTGGGGAGCCGCATGGTGACGGTTAGTGAGTACTGCCTGCGGCCTGTCTCCCAGCAGGAGTTTGACAAGAACTCCTTGGATCCAA GCCAGGTGAGCAAAACTTCCCCAAGGCAACAGAACGGAACAACCTCGTCATGGAAGGCCCTTCAGCATCAGGACCTCCACGTCCGGCAGGAGGACTCAGCGAGGAAGCGGAAACACCATCCAGACCG ACAGGATGCGCCTGCAGCCAAGAGTGAGAAAGCAGCTCCCAGGAGTCAGCACTGGCTGCACAGGGACCTGCGTGTGCGGTTTGTGGACAAGCTGCACAAGGGTGGCCAGTATTACAACACCAAG ATGACAATCGAAGATGTCCTGAGCCCAGATACCTGTGTGTGTCGGACAGATGAAGGCCAGGTCCTGGAAG GCCTGAGGGAAGACATGCTGGAGACCCTGGTCCCCAAGGTCCAGGGCAAGCGGGTGATGGTGGTTCTGGGGCCATGGGCTGGAAGG GTGGGCCGCCTGCTGGACCGGGACAGAGAGCAGAGCCGGGCTCTTGTACAGCTGCAGAGAGAGAGTCGGGTGGTGGAGCTTCACTATGATGCCATCTGCCAGTACGTGGGCCCCAGCGACTCGGAGGACTGA
- the GPKOW gene encoding G-patch domain and KOW motifs-containing protein isoform X3, which translates to MLSQAVKELIEESTKSLEERENAGVDPTLAIPMIQKGCTPNGEGADSEPQAETVPEEADYEAVPVEAYGLAMLRGMGWKPGEGIGRTFNQVVKPRVNSLRPRGLGLGANLTEVQALAPTGPHHLLRPDEEPEKDKEDQPQGLAPGGAVAVLSGPHRGLYGKVEGLDPDNARAMVRLAVGSRMVTVSEYCLRPVSQQEFDKNSLDPSQVSKTSPRQQNGTTSSWKALQHQDLHVRQEDSARKRKHHPDRQDAPAAKSEKAAPRSQHWLHRDLRVRFVDKLHKGGQYYNTKMTIEDVLSPDTCVCRTDEGQVLEGLREDMLETLVPKVQGKRVMVVLGPWAGRVGRLLDRDREQSRALVQLQRESRVVELHYDAICQYVGPSDSED; encoded by the exons ATGCTGTCCCAGGCTGTGAAGGAGCTCATTGAGG AATCCACGAAGTctctggaggagagagagaatgcagGTGTCGACCCCACGCTCGCTATCCCCATGATCCAGAAAGGATGCACCCCCAACGGGGAAGGGGCAGACAGCGAACCCCAGGCTGAGACA GTGCCGGAGGAGGCTGATTATGAGGCAGTCCCTGTAGAGGCCTATGGGCTGGCCATGCTGCGGGGCATGGGCTGGAAACCTGGCGAGGGCATCGGCCGTACCTTCAATCA AGTGGTGAAGCCCCGTGTCAActcactgaggcccagagggttaGGGCTGGGCGCCAACCTGACTGAGGTCCAGGCCCTGGCCCCCACCGGCCCCCACCACCTGCTGAGGCCAGATGAGGAGCCAGAGAAGGATAAGGAAGACCAGCCTCAAGGACTGGCGCCTGGAGGAGCTGTGGCGGTCCTTTCTGGCCCTCACCGAGGCCTCTATGGGAAG GTGGAAGGCCTCGATCCTGACAATGCTCGGGCCATGGTCCGTCTGGCTGTGGGGAGCCGCATGGTGACGGTTAGTGAGTACTGCCTGCGGCCTGTCTCCCAGCAGGAGTTTGACAAGAACTCCTTGGATCCAA GCCAGGTGAGCAAAACTTCCCCAAGGCAACAGAACGGAACAACCTCGTCATGGAAGGCCCTTCAGCATCAGGACCTCCACGTCCGGCAGGAGGACTCAGCGAGGAAGCGGAAACACCATCCAGACCG ACAGGATGCGCCTGCAGCCAAGAGTGAGAAAGCAGCTCCCAGGAGTCAGCACTGGCTGCACAGGGACCTGCGTGTGCGGTTTGTGGACAAGCTGCACAAGGGTGGCCAGTATTACAACACCAAG ATGACAATCGAAGATGTCCTGAGCCCAGATACCTGTGTGTGTCGGACAGATGAAGGCCAGGTCCTGGAAG GCCTGAGGGAAGACATGCTGGAGACCCTGGTCCCCAAGGTCCAGGGCAAGCGGGTGATGGTGGTTCTGGGGCCATGGGCTGGAAGG GTGGGCCGCCTGCTGGACCGGGACAGAGAGCAGAGCCGGGCTCTTGTACAGCTGCAGAGAGAGAGTCGGGTGGTGGAGCTTCACTATGATGCCATCTGCCAGTACGTGGGCCCCAGCGACTCGGAGGACTGA
- the GPKOW gene encoding G-patch domain and KOW motifs-containing protein isoform X2 — translation MADAKDGVLRPAGAFSAPISFSFNRTSARRRLAGDAAPEKDFLKTEKGRELQSVQPSEAPKELVIPLIQNGHLRQPPTQAPGPSTHTEVLVDGMLSQAVKELIEESTKSLEERENAGVDPTLAIPMIQKGCTPNGEGADSEPQAETVPEEADYEAVPVEAYGLAMLRGMGWKPGEGIGRTFNQVVKPRVNSLRPRGLGLGANLTEVQALAPTGPHHLLRPDEEPEKDKEDQPQGLAPGGAVAVLSGPHRGLYGKVEGLDPDNARAMVRLAVGSRMVTVSEYCLRPVSQQEFDKNSLDPSQVSKTSPRQQNGTTSSWKALQHQDLHVRQEDSARKRKHHPDRQDAPAAKSEKAAPRSQHWLHRDLRVRFVDKLHKGGQYYNTKMTIEDVLSPDTCVCRTDEGQVLEGGPPAGPGQRAEPGSCTAAERESGGGASL, via the exons ATGGCGGACGCCAAAGATGGTGTTTTGCGGCCTGCGGGAGCCTTCAGTGCCCCAATTTCATTCAGCTTCAATCGCACGTCCGCCCGGAGACGGCTGGCGGGAGACGCGGCTCCGGAGAAGGATTTCTTGAAGACCGAGAAAGGGAGGGAGCTGCAGAG TGTGCAGCCCTCAGAAGCCCCCAAGGAACTTGTCATCCCGTTGATCCAGAATGGCCATCTCAGGCAGCCACCGACCCAGGCCCCTGGGCCATCCACACATACTGAGGTCTTGGTGGATGGGATGCTGTCCCAGGCTGTGAAGGAGCTCATTGAGG AATCCACGAAGTctctggaggagagagagaatgcagGTGTCGACCCCACGCTCGCTATCCCCATGATCCAGAAAGGATGCACCCCCAACGGGGAAGGGGCAGACAGCGAACCCCAGGCTGAGACA GTGCCGGAGGAGGCTGATTATGAGGCAGTCCCTGTAGAGGCCTATGGGCTGGCCATGCTGCGGGGCATGGGCTGGAAACCTGGCGAGGGCATCGGCCGTACCTTCAATCA AGTGGTGAAGCCCCGTGTCAActcactgaggcccagagggttaGGGCTGGGCGCCAACCTGACTGAGGTCCAGGCCCTGGCCCCCACCGGCCCCCACCACCTGCTGAGGCCAGATGAGGAGCCAGAGAAGGATAAGGAAGACCAGCCTCAAGGACTGGCGCCTGGAGGAGCTGTGGCGGTCCTTTCTGGCCCTCACCGAGGCCTCTATGGGAAG GTGGAAGGCCTCGATCCTGACAATGCTCGGGCCATGGTCCGTCTGGCTGTGGGGAGCCGCATGGTGACGGTTAGTGAGTACTGCCTGCGGCCTGTCTCCCAGCAGGAGTTTGACAAGAACTCCTTGGATCCAA GCCAGGTGAGCAAAACTTCCCCAAGGCAACAGAACGGAACAACCTCGTCATGGAAGGCCCTTCAGCATCAGGACCTCCACGTCCGGCAGGAGGACTCAGCGAGGAAGCGGAAACACCATCCAGACCG ACAGGATGCGCCTGCAGCCAAGAGTGAGAAAGCAGCTCCCAGGAGTCAGCACTGGCTGCACAGGGACCTGCGTGTGCGGTTTGTGGACAAGCTGCACAAGGGTGGCCAGTATTACAACACCAAG ATGACAATCGAAGATGTCCTGAGCCCAGATACCTGTGTGTGTCGGACAGATGAAGGCCAGGTCCTGGAAG GTGGGCCGCCTGCTGGACCGGGACAGAGAGCAGAGCCGGGCTCTTGTACAGCTGCAGAGAGAGAGTCGGGTGGTGGAGCTTCACTATGA